The following are encoded together in the Acidovorax sp. KKS102 genome:
- a CDS encoding K+/H+ antiporter subunit F: MTPVLDWALPAALLMLALAMGCALIRLLKGPSAQDRVLALDCMYLSGMLMMLVLGLLYGSKNYFEAALLLALFSFVGSMAMAKFLLRGEVIE, encoded by the coding sequence ATGACCCCCGTGCTGGACTGGGCCCTGCCGGCCGCCCTGCTCATGCTCGCACTGGCCATGGGCTGTGCGTTGATCCGACTGCTCAAGGGCCCGTCCGCGCAAGACCGCGTGCTGGCGCTGGACTGCATGTACCTGAGCGGCATGCTGATGATGCTGGTGCTGGGTCTGCTCTACGGCAGCAAGAACTACTTCGAGGCCGCGCTGCTGCTGGCGCTGTTCAGCTTTGTCGGCTCCATGGCCATGGCCAAGTTTTTACTGCGCGGCGAGGTGATCGAATGA
- the mnhG gene encoding monovalent cation/H(+) antiporter subunit G, translating into MTDAATTVTAVLPLWLEIIVAVLVLAGAALALLGSIGLLRLPTFFERVHAPSIIATLGCWLIMHGTVLYFSVADSSLALHALLIAVFVAITVPIMSIFLMRAALFRARQAGRDVPPSLSQPEVDGSTEAKDS; encoded by the coding sequence ATGACCGACGCTGCCACCACCGTCACGGCGGTTCTTCCGCTGTGGCTGGAAATCATCGTGGCCGTGCTGGTGCTGGCAGGTGCTGCGCTGGCCCTGCTGGGCTCCATCGGACTGCTGCGGCTGCCCACGTTTTTTGAACGGGTACACGCCCCCTCCATCATCGCCACGCTGGGCTGCTGGCTGATCATGCACGGCACGGTGCTGTACTTCTCGGTGGCCGACAGCAGCCTGGCGCTGCATGCGCTGCTGATTGCCGTGTTCGTGGCGATCACGGTGCCCATCATGTCGATTTTTCTGATGCGCGCGGCGCTGTTCCGCGCCCGGCAGGCCGGGCGTGATGTGCCACCCAGCCTGAGCCAGCCCGAGGTGGATGGCAGCACAGAAGCCAAAGACTCCTGA